The proteins below come from a single Falco rusticolus isolate bFalRus1 chromosome 18, bFalRus1.pri, whole genome shotgun sequence genomic window:
- the KCNH6 gene encoding potassium voltage-gated channel subfamily H member 6 isoform X1, with protein sequence MPVRRGHVAPQNTYLDTIIRKFEGQNRKFLIANAQMENCAIIYCNDGFCEMFGYSRVEVMQRPCTCDFLTGPDTTKSSIAQLTQALLGSEECKLEILYYRKDTSCLRCLVDVVPVKNEDGVVIMFILNFEDLAQLITKSASRSLHQRLSQGWHRGQGRRLKFSLPSVRRLKIQRKSLPTSEFDGVAIDYGKPGGDSLILRDLKTSPKENCVQSETESLLEKERRPSLEADPTIQHPKQEPPVLGPRGSYSAWGFFRSRPGGSFHSLRRVSSLDNFEAARSEFQRKFRERRANSEASHVKPNPPNSTSDSDLMKYRTISQIPQFTLNFVEFNLEKHRSGSTTEIEIIAPHKVMERTQNVTEKVTQVLSLGADVLPEYKLQAPRIHRWTILHYSPFKAVWDWLILLLVIYTAVFTPYSAAFLLNEEQVEEKHWDCSYSCDPLNIIDLIVDIMFIVDIVINFRTTYVNVNDEVVSHPGKIAIHYFKGWFLIDMVAAIPFDLLIFRSGSDETTTLIGLLKTARLLRLVRVARKLDRYSEYGAAVLFLLMCTFALIAHWLACIWYAIGNVERPYMEHKIGWLDNLGDQIGKRYNDSDLSSGPSIKDKYVTALYFTFSSLTSVGFGNVSPNTNSEKIFSICVMLIGSLMYASIFGNVSAIIQRLYSGTARYHTQMLRVKEFIRFHQIPNPLRQRLEEYFQHAWSYTNGIDMNAVLKGFPDCLQADICLHLNRTLLQNCKAFRGASKGCLRALAMKFKTTHAPPGDTLVHYGDVLTTLYFISRGSIEILREDIVVAILGKNDIFGEPISLYARPGKSNADVRALTYCDLHKIQREDLLEVLDMYPAFSDNFWSNLEITFNLRDADSVPRSPLSEEYDCTYRRARRRKHSLCQPNKPDPDTGISDAEQYHTYSELTNPQDPLSKDHWDDLGSSTTQTSDDDAKTGSPTKAEPFLTSKKDDFALPTLSLVTTSAGSTEVGKPAAESSQSYAATPLDIPNMFTFWEDRRPNHHQEPLQHISLLHNSRDIPLHSDYRPGQIESRLELLQAQLSRLESRMSSDINIILQLLQRQLSQVPPAYSPISPSSHNLAMYGILPRSLEPLTPCAPLEDEEPTTPEQSPSYTEVEKFHLKSRDSLSSGMHPAVASDETMTVYSEQEHHSPPPPNPEPLHQRVPNTQGLLRGSRFPSLPEHLEASSEHQDIQRHLSDPVLPGS encoded by the exons ACCGCAAGTTCCTCATCGCCAACGCCCAGATGGAGAACTGCGCCATCATCTACTGCAACGATGGCTTCTGTGAGATGTTCGGCTACTCCCGTGTGGAGGTGATGCAGCGACCCTGCACCTGTGACTTCCTCACCGGCCCCGACACCACCAAGAGCTCCATCGCCCAGCTCACCCAGGCCCTGCTCGGCTCCGAGGAGTGCAAGCTCGAGATCCTCTACTACCGCAAAGACA CCTCGTGTTTACGCTGCCTGGTGGACGTGGTGCCGGTGAAGAACGAGGACGGTGTCGTCATCATGTTCATCCTCAACTTTGAGGACCTGGCACAGCTCATCACCAAGAGTGCCAGCCGGAGCCTGCACCAGCGCCTGTCGCAGGGCTGGCATAGAG gTCAAGGTAGGAGGTTGAAGTTTAGTCTCCCGTCCGTGCGGCGACTCAAAATCCAGCGGAAATCTCTGCCCACCAGTGAGTTTGATGGAGTAGCCATTGACTATGGAAAG CCTGGTGGTGACTCCCTGATTTTGAGGGACTTGAAGACATCGCCCAAGGAGAACTGTGTGCAGTCAGAGACCGAATCCCTCCTGGAAAAGGAGCGGAGGCCGAGCCTGGAGGCCGATCCCACCATACAACACCCGAAACAAGAGCCTCCTGTGCTGGGCCCACGAGGGTCGTACTCTGCGTGGGGTTTCTTTCGGTCTCGCCCTGGGGGCAGCTTCCACAGCCTCCGCAGGGTCTCCTCCTTGGACAACTTTGAGGCTGCGAGGTCTGAGTTCCAGAGAAAATTCAGGGAAAGGAGGGCAAACTCAG AGGCTTCCCATGTCAAACCCAACCCCCCGAACTCCACCTCGGACTCAGACCTCATGAAGTACCGGACCATCAGCCAGATCCCTCAGTTCACGCTCAACTTTGTGGAGTTCAACTTGGAGAAGCACCGCTCAGGCTCCACCACGGAGATTGAGATAATTGCTCCCCACAAGGTGATGGAGCGCACCCAGAATGTCACCGAGAAGGTCACACAG GTGCTGTCCCTGGGTGCTGACGTCCTTCCTGAGTACAAGCTGCAGGCTCCACGCATCCACCGATGGACCATTCTGCACTACAGTCCCTTCAAGGCCGTGTGGGACTGGCTCATCCTTCTGCTGGTCATCTACACAGCCGTCTTCACCCCCTACTCAGCCGCCTTCCTGCTCAATGAGGAGCAGGTGGAGGAGAAGCACTGGGACTGCAGCTACTCCTGTGACCCACTCAACATCATTGACCTCATCGTTGACATCATGTTCATCGTGGACATTGTCATCAACTTCCGTACCACCTACGTCAATGTCAATGACGAGGTGGTGAGCCACCCTGGCAAGATTGCCATCCACTACTTCAAGGGATGGTTCCTCATCGACATGGTTGCCGCCATCCCCTTTGACCTGCTCATCTTCCGCTCTGGCTCTGATGAG aCCACCACACTCATTGGCCTCCTGAAGACCGCCCGGCTGCTGCGCCTGGTCCGGGTGGCCCGCAAGCTGGACCGCTACTCCGAGTATGGAGCAGCCGTGCTCTTCCTGCTCATGTGCACCTTCGCCCTCATCGCCCACTGGCTGGCCTGCATCTGGTACGCCATCGGCAACGTGGAGCGGCCCTACATGGAGCACAAGATCGGCTGGCTGGACAACCTGGGCGACCAGATTGGCAAGCGCTACAACGACAGCGACCTCTCCTCTGGCCCGTCCATCAAGGATAAATACGTCACTGCCCTCTACTTCACCTTCAGCAGCCTCACCAGCGTGGGGTTTGGCAACGTCTCACCCAACACCAACTCCGAGAAGATCTTCTCCATCTGTGTGATGCTCATTGGCT CTCTGATGTACGCCAGCATTTTTGGCAACGTCTCTGCTATCATCCAGCGGCTGTACTCGGGCACGGCCCGCTACCACACGCAGATGCTGCGAGTCAAGGAGTTCATCCGCTTCCACCAGATCCCCAACCCCCTGCGTCAGCGCCTGGAGGAGTATTTCCAGCACGCCTGGTCCTACACCAACGGCATCGACATGAATGCG GTGCTGAAGGGCTTCCCTGACTGCCTGCAGGCAGACATCTGCCTCCACCTCAACCGCACGCTGCTCCAGAACTGCAAGGCTTTCCGCGGAGCCAGCAAAGGCTGCCTGCGCGCCCTGGCCATGAAGTTCAAGACAACTCATGCACCGCCTGGAGACACCCTGGTGCACTACGGAGATGTCCTCACCACACTCTACTTCATCTCCCGGGGCTCCATCGAGATCCTCCGGGAAGACATTGTGGTGGCCATCTTAG GGAAAAACGACATCTTTGGGGAGCCCATCAGCCTCTACGCCCGCCCAGGGAAGTCCAACGCTGACGTGAGGGCCCTGACCTACTGTGACTTGCACAAGATCCAGCGGGAGGACCTGCTGGAAGTCTTGGACATGTACCCAGCCTTCTCTGACAACTTCTGGAGCAACTTAGAGATCACCTTCAACCTGCGAGAT GCAGACAGCGTTCCCCGCTCACCACTCAGCGAGGAGTATGACTGCACCTACCGGCGGGCGCGTCGACGCAAGCACTCCCTTTGCCAGCCCAACAAGCCTG ACCCAGACACGGGCATCTCTGATGCAGAGCAGTATCACACCTACTCAGAGCTCACCAACCCACAGGACCCGCTGAGTAAGGACCACTGGGACgacctgggcagcagcaccacccAGACCAGTGATGACGATGCCAAGACTGGCAGCCCTACTAAAGCTGAGCCCTTCCTCACATCCAAAAAGGATGACTTTGCTCTGCCCACGCTCAGCCTCGTCACCACCAGCGCTGGCAGCACAGAGGTTGGCAAGCCCGCGGCAGAGAGCAGCCAGTCCTACGCAG CCACCCCCCTGGACATCCCCAACATGTTCACCTTCTGGGAGGACCGAAGGCCAAACCACCACCAGGAGCCTTTGCAACACATCTCCTTGTTACACAACTCGCGGGACATCCCCCTGCACAGCGACTACAGACCAGGGCAGATCGAGTCCAGGCTGGAGCTCCTGCAGGCCCAGCTCAGCAG GCTGGAGTCCAGGATGTCGTCAGACATTAATATaatcctccagctcctgcagcgCCAGCTGTCCCAAGTGCCGCCTGCATACAGCCCCATCTCGCCGTCCTCCCACAACCTGGCCATGTACGGCATCCTCCCACGGAGCCTGGAGCCGCTCACCCCCTGCGCACCCCTGGAGGATGAGGAGCCGACCACCCCGGAGCAG AGCCCGAGCTACACGGAGGTAGAAAAGTTCCACTTGAAATCCAGGGACTCCTTGTCAAGCGGGATGCACCCTGCTGTGGCATCTGATGAAACCATGACAGTCTACTCCGAGCAGGAGCATCATTCCCCACCTCCTCCAAACCCAGAGCCTCTCCACCAAAGGGTACCAAATACCCAAGGACTCTTGCGGGGCTCTcgtttcccttccctccctgagCACTTGGAGGCATCTTCTGAGCACCAGGACATTCAGAGACACCTCTCCGACCCAGTGCTTCCTGGAAGTTAG
- the KCNH6 gene encoding potassium voltage-gated channel subfamily H member 6 isoform X2, whose protein sequence is MPVRRGHVAPQNTYLDTIIRKFEGQNRKFLIANAQMENCAIIYCNDGFCEMFGYSRVEVMQRPCTCDFLTGPDTTKSSIAQLTQALLGSEECKLEILYYRKDTSCLRCLVDVVPVKNEDGVVIMFILNFEDLAQLITKSASRSLHQRLSQGWHREASHVKPNPPNSTSDSDLMKYRTISQIPQFTLNFVEFNLEKHRSGSTTEIEIIAPHKVMERTQNVTEKVTQVLSLGADVLPEYKLQAPRIHRWTILHYSPFKAVWDWLILLLVIYTAVFTPYSAAFLLNEEQVEEKHWDCSYSCDPLNIIDLIVDIMFIVDIVINFRTTYVNVNDEVVSHPGKIAIHYFKGWFLIDMVAAIPFDLLIFRSGSDETTTLIGLLKTARLLRLVRVARKLDRYSEYGAAVLFLLMCTFALIAHWLACIWYAIGNVERPYMEHKIGWLDNLGDQIGKRYNDSDLSSGPSIKDKYVTALYFTFSSLTSVGFGNVSPNTNSEKIFSICVMLIGSLMYASIFGNVSAIIQRLYSGTARYHTQMLRVKEFIRFHQIPNPLRQRLEEYFQHAWSYTNGIDMNAVLKGFPDCLQADICLHLNRTLLQNCKAFRGASKGCLRALAMKFKTTHAPPGDTLVHYGDVLTTLYFISRGSIEILREDIVVAILGKNDIFGEPISLYARPGKSNADVRALTYCDLHKIQREDLLEVLDMYPAFSDNFWSNLEITFNLRDADSVPRSPLSEEYDCTYRRARRRKHSLCQPNKPDPDTGISDAEQYHTYSELTNPQDPLSKDHWDDLGSSTTQTSDDDAKTGSPTKAEPFLTSKKDDFALPTLSLVTTSAGSTEVGKPAAESSQSYAATPLDIPNMFTFWEDRRPNHHQEPLQHISLLHNSRDIPLHSDYRPGQIESRLELLQAQLSRLESRMSSDINIILQLLQRQLSQVPPAYSPISPSSHNLAMYGILPRSLEPLTPCAPLEDEEPTTPEQSPSYTEVEKFHLKSRDSLSSGMHPAVASDETMTVYSEQEHHSPPPPNPEPLHQRVPNTQGLLRGSRFPSLPEHLEASSEHQDIQRHLSDPVLPGS, encoded by the exons ACCGCAAGTTCCTCATCGCCAACGCCCAGATGGAGAACTGCGCCATCATCTACTGCAACGATGGCTTCTGTGAGATGTTCGGCTACTCCCGTGTGGAGGTGATGCAGCGACCCTGCACCTGTGACTTCCTCACCGGCCCCGACACCACCAAGAGCTCCATCGCCCAGCTCACCCAGGCCCTGCTCGGCTCCGAGGAGTGCAAGCTCGAGATCCTCTACTACCGCAAAGACA CCTCGTGTTTACGCTGCCTGGTGGACGTGGTGCCGGTGAAGAACGAGGACGGTGTCGTCATCATGTTCATCCTCAACTTTGAGGACCTGGCACAGCTCATCACCAAGAGTGCCAGCCGGAGCCTGCACCAGCGCCTGTCGCAGGGCTGGCATAGAG AGGCTTCCCATGTCAAACCCAACCCCCCGAACTCCACCTCGGACTCAGACCTCATGAAGTACCGGACCATCAGCCAGATCCCTCAGTTCACGCTCAACTTTGTGGAGTTCAACTTGGAGAAGCACCGCTCAGGCTCCACCACGGAGATTGAGATAATTGCTCCCCACAAGGTGATGGAGCGCACCCAGAATGTCACCGAGAAGGTCACACAG GTGCTGTCCCTGGGTGCTGACGTCCTTCCTGAGTACAAGCTGCAGGCTCCACGCATCCACCGATGGACCATTCTGCACTACAGTCCCTTCAAGGCCGTGTGGGACTGGCTCATCCTTCTGCTGGTCATCTACACAGCCGTCTTCACCCCCTACTCAGCCGCCTTCCTGCTCAATGAGGAGCAGGTGGAGGAGAAGCACTGGGACTGCAGCTACTCCTGTGACCCACTCAACATCATTGACCTCATCGTTGACATCATGTTCATCGTGGACATTGTCATCAACTTCCGTACCACCTACGTCAATGTCAATGACGAGGTGGTGAGCCACCCTGGCAAGATTGCCATCCACTACTTCAAGGGATGGTTCCTCATCGACATGGTTGCCGCCATCCCCTTTGACCTGCTCATCTTCCGCTCTGGCTCTGATGAG aCCACCACACTCATTGGCCTCCTGAAGACCGCCCGGCTGCTGCGCCTGGTCCGGGTGGCCCGCAAGCTGGACCGCTACTCCGAGTATGGAGCAGCCGTGCTCTTCCTGCTCATGTGCACCTTCGCCCTCATCGCCCACTGGCTGGCCTGCATCTGGTACGCCATCGGCAACGTGGAGCGGCCCTACATGGAGCACAAGATCGGCTGGCTGGACAACCTGGGCGACCAGATTGGCAAGCGCTACAACGACAGCGACCTCTCCTCTGGCCCGTCCATCAAGGATAAATACGTCACTGCCCTCTACTTCACCTTCAGCAGCCTCACCAGCGTGGGGTTTGGCAACGTCTCACCCAACACCAACTCCGAGAAGATCTTCTCCATCTGTGTGATGCTCATTGGCT CTCTGATGTACGCCAGCATTTTTGGCAACGTCTCTGCTATCATCCAGCGGCTGTACTCGGGCACGGCCCGCTACCACACGCAGATGCTGCGAGTCAAGGAGTTCATCCGCTTCCACCAGATCCCCAACCCCCTGCGTCAGCGCCTGGAGGAGTATTTCCAGCACGCCTGGTCCTACACCAACGGCATCGACATGAATGCG GTGCTGAAGGGCTTCCCTGACTGCCTGCAGGCAGACATCTGCCTCCACCTCAACCGCACGCTGCTCCAGAACTGCAAGGCTTTCCGCGGAGCCAGCAAAGGCTGCCTGCGCGCCCTGGCCATGAAGTTCAAGACAACTCATGCACCGCCTGGAGACACCCTGGTGCACTACGGAGATGTCCTCACCACACTCTACTTCATCTCCCGGGGCTCCATCGAGATCCTCCGGGAAGACATTGTGGTGGCCATCTTAG GGAAAAACGACATCTTTGGGGAGCCCATCAGCCTCTACGCCCGCCCAGGGAAGTCCAACGCTGACGTGAGGGCCCTGACCTACTGTGACTTGCACAAGATCCAGCGGGAGGACCTGCTGGAAGTCTTGGACATGTACCCAGCCTTCTCTGACAACTTCTGGAGCAACTTAGAGATCACCTTCAACCTGCGAGAT GCAGACAGCGTTCCCCGCTCACCACTCAGCGAGGAGTATGACTGCACCTACCGGCGGGCGCGTCGACGCAAGCACTCCCTTTGCCAGCCCAACAAGCCTG ACCCAGACACGGGCATCTCTGATGCAGAGCAGTATCACACCTACTCAGAGCTCACCAACCCACAGGACCCGCTGAGTAAGGACCACTGGGACgacctgggcagcagcaccacccAGACCAGTGATGACGATGCCAAGACTGGCAGCCCTACTAAAGCTGAGCCCTTCCTCACATCCAAAAAGGATGACTTTGCTCTGCCCACGCTCAGCCTCGTCACCACCAGCGCTGGCAGCACAGAGGTTGGCAAGCCCGCGGCAGAGAGCAGCCAGTCCTACGCAG CCACCCCCCTGGACATCCCCAACATGTTCACCTTCTGGGAGGACCGAAGGCCAAACCACCACCAGGAGCCTTTGCAACACATCTCCTTGTTACACAACTCGCGGGACATCCCCCTGCACAGCGACTACAGACCAGGGCAGATCGAGTCCAGGCTGGAGCTCCTGCAGGCCCAGCTCAGCAG GCTGGAGTCCAGGATGTCGTCAGACATTAATATaatcctccagctcctgcagcgCCAGCTGTCCCAAGTGCCGCCTGCATACAGCCCCATCTCGCCGTCCTCCCACAACCTGGCCATGTACGGCATCCTCCCACGGAGCCTGGAGCCGCTCACCCCCTGCGCACCCCTGGAGGATGAGGAGCCGACCACCCCGGAGCAG AGCCCGAGCTACACGGAGGTAGAAAAGTTCCACTTGAAATCCAGGGACTCCTTGTCAAGCGGGATGCACCCTGCTGTGGCATCTGATGAAACCATGACAGTCTACTCCGAGCAGGAGCATCATTCCCCACCTCCTCCAAACCCAGAGCCTCTCCACCAAAGGGTACCAAATACCCAAGGACTCTTGCGGGGCTCTcgtttcccttccctccctgagCACTTGGAGGCATCTTCTGAGCACCAGGACATTCAGAGACACCTCTCCGACCCAGTGCTTCCTGGAAGTTAG
- the KCNH6 gene encoding potassium voltage-gated channel subfamily H member 6 isoform X4, which produces MSPTLPANCMHACVGDAAAPVLCPPCRSLPGRAGLGVPMVDTRTSRVSCRLGRRASCRQVLSLGADVLPEYKLQAPRIHRWTILHYSPFKAVWDWLILLLVIYTAVFTPYSAAFLLNEEQVEEKHWDCSYSCDPLNIIDLIVDIMFIVDIVINFRTTYVNVNDEVVSHPGKIAIHYFKGWFLIDMVAAIPFDLLIFRSGSDETTTLIGLLKTARLLRLVRVARKLDRYSEYGAAVLFLLMCTFALIAHWLACIWYAIGNVERPYMEHKIGWLDNLGDQIGKRYNDSDLSSGPSIKDKYVTALYFTFSSLTSVGFGNVSPNTNSEKIFSICVMLIGSLMYASIFGNVSAIIQRLYSGTARYHTQMLRVKEFIRFHQIPNPLRQRLEEYFQHAWSYTNGIDMNAVLKGFPDCLQADICLHLNRTLLQNCKAFRGASKGCLRALAMKFKTTHAPPGDTLVHYGDVLTTLYFISRGSIEILREDIVVAILGKNDIFGEPISLYARPGKSNADVRALTYCDLHKIQREDLLEVLDMYPAFSDNFWSNLEITFNLRDADSVPRSPLSEEYDCTYRRARRRKHSLCQPNKPDPDTGISDAEQYHTYSELTNPQDPLSKDHWDDLGSSTTQTSDDDAKTGSPTKAEPFLTSKKDDFALPTLSLVTTSAGSTEVGKPAAESSQSYAATPLDIPNMFTFWEDRRPNHHQEPLQHISLLHNSRDIPLHSDYRPGQIESRLELLQAQLSRLESRMSSDINIILQLLQRQLSQVPPAYSPISPSSHNLAMYGILPRSLEPLTPCAPLEDEEPTTPEQSPSYTEVEKFHLKSRDSLSSGMHPAVASDETMTVYSEQEHHSPPPPNPEPLHQRVPNTQGLLRGSRFPSLPEHLEASSEHQDIQRHLSDPVLPGS; this is translated from the exons ATGTCTCCCACCCTCCCAGCCAACTGCATGCATGCCTGCGTGGGTGATGCCGCAGCCCCTGTGCTGTGCCCACCGTGCCGGTCACTGCCTGGGCGTGCGGGGTTGGGGGTCCCCATGGTGGACACCCGGACTTCAAGGGTCAGCTGCCGCCTGGGGCGCCGGGCAAGCTGCAGGCAG GTGCTGTCCCTGGGTGCTGACGTCCTTCCTGAGTACAAGCTGCAGGCTCCACGCATCCACCGATGGACCATTCTGCACTACAGTCCCTTCAAGGCCGTGTGGGACTGGCTCATCCTTCTGCTGGTCATCTACACAGCCGTCTTCACCCCCTACTCAGCCGCCTTCCTGCTCAATGAGGAGCAGGTGGAGGAGAAGCACTGGGACTGCAGCTACTCCTGTGACCCACTCAACATCATTGACCTCATCGTTGACATCATGTTCATCGTGGACATTGTCATCAACTTCCGTACCACCTACGTCAATGTCAATGACGAGGTGGTGAGCCACCCTGGCAAGATTGCCATCCACTACTTCAAGGGATGGTTCCTCATCGACATGGTTGCCGCCATCCCCTTTGACCTGCTCATCTTCCGCTCTGGCTCTGATGAG aCCACCACACTCATTGGCCTCCTGAAGACCGCCCGGCTGCTGCGCCTGGTCCGGGTGGCCCGCAAGCTGGACCGCTACTCCGAGTATGGAGCAGCCGTGCTCTTCCTGCTCATGTGCACCTTCGCCCTCATCGCCCACTGGCTGGCCTGCATCTGGTACGCCATCGGCAACGTGGAGCGGCCCTACATGGAGCACAAGATCGGCTGGCTGGACAACCTGGGCGACCAGATTGGCAAGCGCTACAACGACAGCGACCTCTCCTCTGGCCCGTCCATCAAGGATAAATACGTCACTGCCCTCTACTTCACCTTCAGCAGCCTCACCAGCGTGGGGTTTGGCAACGTCTCACCCAACACCAACTCCGAGAAGATCTTCTCCATCTGTGTGATGCTCATTGGCT CTCTGATGTACGCCAGCATTTTTGGCAACGTCTCTGCTATCATCCAGCGGCTGTACTCGGGCACGGCCCGCTACCACACGCAGATGCTGCGAGTCAAGGAGTTCATCCGCTTCCACCAGATCCCCAACCCCCTGCGTCAGCGCCTGGAGGAGTATTTCCAGCACGCCTGGTCCTACACCAACGGCATCGACATGAATGCG GTGCTGAAGGGCTTCCCTGACTGCCTGCAGGCAGACATCTGCCTCCACCTCAACCGCACGCTGCTCCAGAACTGCAAGGCTTTCCGCGGAGCCAGCAAAGGCTGCCTGCGCGCCCTGGCCATGAAGTTCAAGACAACTCATGCACCGCCTGGAGACACCCTGGTGCACTACGGAGATGTCCTCACCACACTCTACTTCATCTCCCGGGGCTCCATCGAGATCCTCCGGGAAGACATTGTGGTGGCCATCTTAG GGAAAAACGACATCTTTGGGGAGCCCATCAGCCTCTACGCCCGCCCAGGGAAGTCCAACGCTGACGTGAGGGCCCTGACCTACTGTGACTTGCACAAGATCCAGCGGGAGGACCTGCTGGAAGTCTTGGACATGTACCCAGCCTTCTCTGACAACTTCTGGAGCAACTTAGAGATCACCTTCAACCTGCGAGAT GCAGACAGCGTTCCCCGCTCACCACTCAGCGAGGAGTATGACTGCACCTACCGGCGGGCGCGTCGACGCAAGCACTCCCTTTGCCAGCCCAACAAGCCTG ACCCAGACACGGGCATCTCTGATGCAGAGCAGTATCACACCTACTCAGAGCTCACCAACCCACAGGACCCGCTGAGTAAGGACCACTGGGACgacctgggcagcagcaccacccAGACCAGTGATGACGATGCCAAGACTGGCAGCCCTACTAAAGCTGAGCCCTTCCTCACATCCAAAAAGGATGACTTTGCTCTGCCCACGCTCAGCCTCGTCACCACCAGCGCTGGCAGCACAGAGGTTGGCAAGCCCGCGGCAGAGAGCAGCCAGTCCTACGCAG CCACCCCCCTGGACATCCCCAACATGTTCACCTTCTGGGAGGACCGAAGGCCAAACCACCACCAGGAGCCTTTGCAACACATCTCCTTGTTACACAACTCGCGGGACATCCCCCTGCACAGCGACTACAGACCAGGGCAGATCGAGTCCAGGCTGGAGCTCCTGCAGGCCCAGCTCAGCAG GCTGGAGTCCAGGATGTCGTCAGACATTAATATaatcctccagctcctgcagcgCCAGCTGTCCCAAGTGCCGCCTGCATACAGCCCCATCTCGCCGTCCTCCCACAACCTGGCCATGTACGGCATCCTCCCACGGAGCCTGGAGCCGCTCACCCCCTGCGCACCCCTGGAGGATGAGGAGCCGACCACCCCGGAGCAG AGCCCGAGCTACACGGAGGTAGAAAAGTTCCACTTGAAATCCAGGGACTCCTTGTCAAGCGGGATGCACCCTGCTGTGGCATCTGATGAAACCATGACAGTCTACTCCGAGCAGGAGCATCATTCCCCACCTCCTCCAAACCCAGAGCCTCTCCACCAAAGGGTACCAAATACCCAAGGACTCTTGCGGGGCTCTcgtttcccttccctccctgagCACTTGGAGGCATCTTCTGAGCACCAGGACATTCAGAGACACCTCTCCGACCCAGTGCTTCCTGGAAGTTAG